One window of Nitrospinota bacterium genomic DNA carries:
- a CDS encoding SCO family protein yields MMCPVQQKPRGALNRLPWPLAALLIAMACVTLSGDSGAATPKVDPVLARSEGALGRTMGNYRLLDHDGEYFPLYKLKGSPILISFMYIDCNGPCHLINQSIKNLRGRIDPSVMGKMTVLSITLDTQSDSPARLKEYGFGFSNGADNWIFATADRETVDMIVKDLGFDYNKAVNGFDHMNRLTLIGPDGVVLRHFYGVDYDPKEVESAARAAISGSFVITSRLAGAFNSIMLSCSAYDPLTKTYKLSGFLVVQWALQYLLVFGTLGYYFRGVPRKLISSLFHSHPGGHERNLAALKEAP; encoded by the coding sequence ATGATGTGTCCGGTTCAGCAAAAGCCACGGGGGGCATTAAACCGCCTCCCGTGGCCGTTGGCCGCGTTGCTCATCGCCATGGCCTGCGTCACGCTTTCCGGCGATTCAGGAGCGGCGACGCCAAAGGTGGATCCCGTCCTTGCGCGGTCGGAAGGGGCGCTTGGCAGGACGATGGGCAACTACCGCCTGCTGGATCATGACGGCGAGTATTTCCCGCTCTACAAGTTAAAAGGCTCGCCGATCCTGATAAGCTTTATGTATATTGACTGCAACGGCCCATGCCACCTTATCAACCAGAGCATAAAGAACCTGCGGGGGCGGATCGATCCATCGGTGATGGGAAAGATGACAGTCCTGTCCATCACGCTGGACACGCAGAGCGATTCGCCGGCCCGGCTCAAAGAATACGGTTTCGGATTCTCCAACGGCGCGGACAACTGGATTTTCGCCACGGCGGACAGGGAAACGGTGGACATGATCGTTAAGGACCTGGGATTCGACTATAACAAAGCCGTGAACGGGTTCGACCATATGAACAGGCTCACCCTCATCGGGCCGGACGGGGTGGTGTTGCGGCATTTTTACGGTGTTGATTACGATCCGAAGGAAGTTGAAAGCGCGGCGCGGGCCGCCATCTCCGGTTCTTTTGTGATAACCAGCAGGCTTGCCGGAGCGTTCAACTCCATCATGCTCTCCTGCTCGGCCTACGATCCGTTGACGAAAACCTACAAGCTTTCGGGCTTTCTTGTGGTCCAGTGGGCTTTGCAGTACCTTCTGGTGTTCGGGACGCTCGGCTACTATTTCAGGGGAGTTCCGCGCAAACTCATATCATCGCTTTTTCACTCGCACCCGGGGGGACACGAGCGAAACCTGGCCGCGCTCAAAGAAGCGCCTTAA
- a CDS encoding cytochrome b N-terminal domain-containing protein yields MDVQSGKPSPVAREKAGSRKFIPWILRPGNIILIKVQEWLNRIFTPSLNPFYFLGAVSFFLLWIVIATGVYLWWFYVPTSDGAYESVRTISEKQFHIGGLIRSLHRYASDGLVIVIFLHMLQVLFSDRFRKYRWVAWVSGVAILLPVWIEGTTGYFLVWDKRGQMIAQLTAEWIDAIPVIVEPVSRSFLTEGSLRYIIFFVILYLHMTLTGGLLALAWIHCVRIAKPLINPPKQVGVVIMTGLVALSLIKPATSMAPADLGSLFGTVEMDWFYFIPYYLMSRFAIPASGMWLIGGGLLAILAAMPWIIREGRKRRGAGDPTPALPQGKIEVDTGKCRGCSLCFEACPFEAVNIEPRTDGAPYDMQVSVSPERCAECGFCVTACEFSAVTMDGWSKSSLQDKIVALMAPAADGGAKSTGLVFMCERSIDFDGVLTEDGRGLVSVDGAAVMVIPCIGIISPIIVDHCHKAGAKGVVVVGCRGLDCHYREARRRIKDSVNPYPSTFLVEEMKDRFLKVFLVSPLEVAKLMMDIEKFFDSVKDPSQDEPGPDERSGG; encoded by the coding sequence ATGGACGTGCAAAGCGGCAAACCATCTCCGGTGGCGCGGGAAAAGGCCGGTTCGCGCAAATTCATACCGTGGATTTTAAGGCCGGGCAACATTATCCTGATAAAAGTCCAGGAATGGCTCAACAGGATTTTCACCCCTTCGCTCAATCCTTTTTATTTTCTGGGCGCGGTCTCTTTTTTCCTTCTCTGGATAGTCATCGCAACGGGGGTCTATCTGTGGTGGTTTTACGTCCCCACGTCGGACGGGGCGTACGAGTCGGTGCGTACCATCTCCGAAAAACAGTTCCACATAGGCGGGCTCATCCGCTCCCTGCACCGGTACGCCTCCGACGGGCTTGTGATAGTCATTTTCCTGCACATGCTGCAGGTGCTCTTCTCGGACAGGTTCCGAAAGTACAGATGGGTGGCGTGGGTGTCGGGGGTGGCGATACTGCTCCCTGTCTGGATAGAGGGGACCACCGGCTATTTCCTGGTGTGGGACAAAAGAGGGCAGATGATCGCCCAGCTCACGGCGGAGTGGATAGACGCCATCCCTGTAATAGTCGAGCCTGTGTCCCGCTCGTTCCTGACGGAAGGGTCGTTGCGCTACATCATCTTTTTCGTGATCCTGTACCTTCACATGACGCTCACCGGCGGCCTGCTGGCGCTGGCGTGGATACATTGCGTCCGGATCGCAAAGCCTCTGATCAATCCCCCAAAGCAAGTCGGCGTTGTCATTATGACGGGGCTTGTGGCCTTATCGCTGATCAAACCGGCCACCAGCATGGCCCCGGCTGATCTGGGATCGCTGTTCGGGACCGTGGAGATGGACTGGTTTTACTTCATCCCTTATTACCTTATGAGCAGGTTTGCGATTCCAGCTTCCGGGATGTGGCTCATCGGCGGCGGATTACTGGCCATTCTGGCCGCCATGCCGTGGATTATAAGGGAGGGGCGCAAACGGCGCGGGGCCGGAGATCCAACCCCCGCCCTGCCGCAGGGGAAGATCGAGGTGGACACCGGTAAATGCCGCGGATGCTCTTTGTGCTTTGAAGCGTGCCCGTTCGAGGCGGTGAACATAGAGCCCCGGACCGACGGGGCGCCGTATGACATGCAGGTGAGCGTGTCTCCGGAGAGATGCGCCGAATGCGGGTTCTGCGTGACGGCGTGCGAGTTCTCCGCGGTGACCATGGACGGCTGGAGCAAAAGCTCGCTTCAGGACAAAATCGTGGCCCTCATGGCGCCTGCCGCGGATGGCGGCGCAAAATCCACCGGTCTTGTGTTCATGTGTGAGCGGAGCATTGATTTTGACGGGGTGCTGACGGAAGACGGCAGGGGGCTCGTGTCCGTGGATGGCGCCGCCGTTATGGTGATCCCGTGCATCGGGATCATCAGCCCGATAATAGTGGACCATTGCCACAAGGCCGGTGCAAAGGGAGTCGTGGTGGTGGGATGCAGGGGGCTGGACTGCCATTACCGCGAGGCGCGCCGCCGGATAAAGGACTCCGTCAATCCTTATCCGTCCACATTCCTTGTAGAGGAGATGAAAGACCGCTTCCTAAAGGTGTTCCTGGTGTCGCCCCTGGAGGTGGCCAAGCTTATGATGGACATCGAGAAGTTTTTCGACAGCGTCAAAGACCCGTCACAGGACGAGCCGGGACCGGATGAAAGGAGCGGCGGATAA